The candidate division TA06 bacterium region ACTCTGGACGGCAAGGGCGAAGCCGGCAGGAACACCGTTACCTGGAACGGCCAGGACAACAGCGGCTGCAAGACAGCCAACGGCGTCTACCTGTATAATCTGCAGGCCTTCGGCCACAGCGCCACCAAGAAGTTAGTGGTGGTAAGATAACCATAACATTGCATTAAATAAAAGGACGCATTAGAGAAGTTGCAAAAAACCATCGACTGCAAACATTTCAACGGCTACAAGCCATGCCGGCCGGGCTGGCTGTGCTGGCACTGTAAAAAGCGCGAGCCCTGGGGCACGAAGATACTGATCATCAACTTGGACGCCTTGGGCGCGGTGCTGATGACCACGGCCCTGTTGCCGGCCATCAAGCGCCAGTACCCCAAAAGCGTCATCCACTGGGCGACCCTGCCGGCGGCCGTTCCGCTGCTGCAGAACAATCCGTATATAGACAAAATATGGCCCTATGATTTCGAGACCGCCAGCATCCTTCAGGTCATGAAGTATGACAGGATTTATTCCATTGACAAGGCCCACCGCTCCGATGCCCTGGCCCTGCTGGTCAGATCCAAGGAAAAACTGGGGTTCGCTCTGGATGAAAACGGGGCCATCACATATTTCAATTCCGAAGCTGAATATGCCTACCGCCTGGGCCTTGATGACAAGCTAAAATTCAAAAGGAACAAGGTTACAGGAGTTAGATTTCTGGCCCGGGCCATGAAATTAGACTACCGGAACGAGGATTACGTGCTGCGCCTGACAGACGAAGAGAAGCAGGCGGCCCAAGACTATCGGGTAAAGAACGGGATCGGTAAAACTGATATAGTGATAGGATTCAATACCGGATGTTCCGATCTGTTCCCCAACAAGAAGATGACAGTGGAACAGCATGTCCGCCTGATAAAGCAATTCCACAAAAAATGGCCCCAGGTCAGAATAATGCTGCTGGGAGGAAAGGCCGAAACAGGGCGCAATGCCGGGATCAGGAAAAAGAGCGGGGCCTATGTTCTCAATAGTCCTACCGCTGAGGGCCTCCGCCGGGGCCTGGTCTATCTGGACGCCTGCGACCTGGTCATCACCGGTGACACCTCGGCCCTGCACATGGCCGTGGCCCTTAAAAAGTGGGTGGTGGCCTGGTTCGGGCTGTCCTGCGCCTCGGAAATAGAATTATACGGCCGGGGGGAGAAGATATTGTCCGATCTTGACTGCACCCCCTGCTGGAAGAAGTCCTGCGATACCTTATACTGCATCAAGCGGCTCGACCTAAATGAGATATTGCTGGCGGTAAAGCGCGGGGTGGAAATTTTGTCGAAAAGGCATCTGAACAAAAATACGGCTTAAGGGGTTAGGTGGAACCAAACGGTTATAAAAATATATTGGTAGTTCGTAACGACAGACTGGGAGACCTGGTCCTGGCCCTGCCTGTTGCCGCTGTTCTAAAACGGCATTTCCCGGCGGCTAAAGTAACTTATTTGGTTTCAAAAAATACGGCGCCATTGATCGCATTCTCTCAGGACATTGATGAAGTTGTAACAGATGAGGGAACGAGTGTTTTTAAATTAGCTGGAGTATTACGGGCGAAAAGATTTGATTGTGGGGTGCTGTTGCATCCAACCCTGCACTTGGCAGCGGCTTTATGGTTGGCT contains the following coding sequences:
- a CDS encoding glycosyltransferase family 9 protein; amino-acid sequence: MQKTIDCKHFNGYKPCRPGWLCWHCKKREPWGTKILIINLDALGAVLMTTALLPAIKRQYPKSVIHWATLPAAVPLLQNNPYIDKIWPYDFETASILQVMKYDRIYSIDKAHRSDALALLVRSKEKLGFALDENGAITYFNSEAEYAYRLGLDDKLKFKRNKVTGVRFLARAMKLDYRNEDYVLRLTDEEKQAAQDYRVKNGIGKTDIVIGFNTGCSDLFPNKKMTVEQHVRLIKQFHKKWPQVRIMLLGGKAETGRNAGIRKKSGAYVLNSPTAEGLRRGLVYLDACDLVITGDTSALHMAVALKKWVVAWFGLSCASEIELYGRGEKILSDLDCTPCWKKSCDTLYCIKRLDLNEILLAVKRGVEILSKRHLNKNTA